The genomic segment AGGTAAAGCCCATTGCAATCAGTTCGCCCAGCAACCCCTCCAGCGCGGCCACGTCGGACACGGCGACCTTCAGGATGCAGGAGTTGTCACCCGTGACCGAGTGACATTCCAGCACCCCGTCGTGTTTTTTGGCCCAACGCACCAATGCGGGGTCGTTGCGCCCGCTGTCCTGCACACCGATAAAGGCCGTGATCGCCCGGCCCAGTGGCCCCGTGGCGACCCGGATGCCGTAGCCCAGGATCACGCCCGCGTCCTCCAGCCGCCGCACCCGCTCGGTCACGGCGGGGGCTGAGAGGCCGACCCGCCGTCCCAGTTCGCGCATGCTCAGCCGCGAGTCGGTTTGCAGTTCTTCGAGGATGCGGTGGTCGAGTGGATCGAGGGGGCCGCCGTGCTGCTTCATAAGGTCATCTTAACGTTTGATAGGTCGGACATGGCGTTTGTCAGTTTGGTGTGGGCGGCGGGGCAGGCATCGGCCGTTCCACGCGCCTTCCAAACCGCCTTTGGGGTCGTCAGAATTTTGGAGACCGCACTCACGTTTCATCACCCCCAGGAGGCCCCATGCCCACCCCCATGACCCTGCACCCGCAGGCGACCGTCCGGTCCCAGCAGATGCTGCCCCGCAACCACCGTGCCCCCAAGTGGGCGGACGTGCCCGACGAGCAGTGGTACGACTGGAAATGGCAGCTTAAGAACCGCATCAACTCCGTCGAGGAACTGGAAGAGGTCATCCGCCTCACCGAGTCCGAGCGGGCGGGAGCGAGCGCCAAGGGCATCTTCCGGCTGGACATTACCCCGTACTTCGCCTCGCTGATGGACCCCGAAGACCCCACCTGCCCAGTGCGGCGTCAGGTCATCCCGACCCACCACGAGCTCGAGCCCTTCACCGCGATGATGGAGGACTCGCTCGCGGAGGACAAGCACAGCCCCGTGCCCGGCCTGGTGCACCGCTACCCCGACCGGGTGCTGATGCTGGTCACGACCCAGTGCGCGTCGTACTGCCGCTACTGCACCCGTTCGCGCATCGTGGGGGACCCCTCCGAGACCTTCAACCCCGCCGAGTACGAGGCGCAACTCAACTACCTGCGGAACACGCCCCAGGTGCGCGACGTGCTGCTCTCGGGCGGCGATCCGCTCACCCTCGCCCCGAAGGTGCTGGGCCGCCTGCTCTCCGAGCTGCGGAAGATCGAGCACATCGAGATCATCCGCATCGGCACCCGCGTGCCCGTCTTCATGCCCATGCGCGTGACCCAGGAACTGTGCGACGTGCTGGCCGAGAACCACCCGCTGTGGATGAACATCCACGTCAACCACCCCAAGGAGATCACGCCGGAGGTGGCCGACGCCTGCGACCGCCTCACGCGGGCGGGTGTGCCCCTGGGCAACCAGAGCGTGCTGCTGCGCGGGGTCAACGACCACCCGGTGATCATGCAGAAGCTGCTGCGCGAACTCGTCAAGATCCGGGTGCGGCCCTACTACATCTACCAGTGCGACCTCGTGCACGGGGCCGGGCACCTGCGGACCACGGTCAGCAAGGGCCTGGAGATCATGGAGAGCCTGCGCGGGCATACCTCGGGCTACTCGGTGCCCACCTACGTGGTGGACGCGCCCGGCGGCGGCGGCAAGATTCCGGTCGCGCCCAACTACGTGCTCTCGCACTCGCCCGAAAAGCTGATCCTCCGCAACTTCGAGGGCTACATCGCCGCCTACTCCGAGCCGACGGATTACACCGGCCCCGACATGGCGGTGCCCGAAGACTGGCAGCGCAAGGAACCCGGCCAGAGCGGCATCTACGGCCTGATGGAAGGCGAGCGCATCTCCATCGAGCCCAAGGAGTTCAGTGAAAGCCGCAATCGCCCCGGTGCGACCCAGCACCGCCTGAACAGCCGCGAGGACAAGTGGGTCGCGCACGGCGTGGGCGGCGCGGGCGGGGTGACTGACACGGCCCCCGACGGCATGGTGCAGGTGCCTCAGCCGCTGGAGAGCGAGCCGCAACCTGTCAGCGGCGACTGAGGGCCGCTGATGCGGCGTCTAAGGGTCAAGAGTCGAAGGGTCTAAGGTTGCAGGATGGAGGAGACGTATTTTCCATTTGAGCAACTGGACGTGTATTCGCTGGCGGTGGAGTTTGGCGCCGACGTCTATCGCCTGACCGACGCCTTCCCAGATGCTGAGCGATTCGGACTCACGAACCAGATGCGCCGTGCGGCTGTCTCCATCTCGCTCAACATCGCTGAGGGACGTGGACGGGGTACGGACCGCGAGTTCGTCCGTTTCCTGATGATGTCGCGCGGTTCCCTCTTTGAGGTGGTGAGCGCCTCCCAAATTGCTCACCGCCTGGGCTACCTGGATGACGCGAGCCTTCGCCTCCTCCGTACTCAGGCCCGAACCCTCTCCGCCAAGCTTATGACCCTGACCAAGCGCCTCCAACCCAAGTCCCTCCCCCCTAACGGTCAATCTCCTTAGACCCTTAGACCCTCAGACCCTTAGACGGTCTCCGAAGGAGCCCCCATGACCACCGCCACCCAGCCCCGCCAGCCCCTCCTCAAGACCGCCCTCCCCGGCCCCAAGACGAAGGCCATCATGGAGCGCGACGCCCAGCACCTCTCCACCTCCTACATGCGGCCCTACCCCTTCGTGCCCGACCACGGCGAGGGCGTGTGGCTCACCGATGTGGACGGCAACACCATGCTCGACTTCTTCGCGGGCATCGCGGTGAGCACGACCGGGCACGCCCACCCGCACGTGGTGCAGGCCGTGCAGCAGCAGATCACGCGGTTCGCCCATGTCTGCCTGACCGACTACCCGCAGGAGATCACCACCAGCCTCGCGGAGCGGCTCGTCTCGCATATCGAGCGGCCGGGCGAGAAGTGGCGCGTCTTCTTCGGCAACTCCGGCGCGGAGGCGGTCGAGGCGGCGGTCAAGCTGGCCCGCAACCACACCGGGCGCACCCACATCATCTCGACGCTGGGCAGCTTCCACGGCCGCACCTACGGGGCAATCACCCTGACGGGGTCCAAGACGAAATACAAGCGCGGCTTCGGCCCGCTGCTGCCCAATGTCAGCCACGTGCCCTACCCCAACCCCTTCCGTCCGCCGCTGGGCAGCACGCCCGAAACCTGCGGACAGGCCGTGCTGGACCACATCGAGGGGCTGTTCAGCACCGTCATTCCTGCCGACGAGGTCGCGGCGATCATCATCGAGCCGATGCAGGGCGAGGGCGGCTACATCGTGCCGCCCGCCGATTTCCTGCCGGGACTGCGGGCGCTGTGCGACAAGCACGGCATCATGCTGATCTTTGACGAGGTGCAGGCCGGGATGGGCCGCTCCGGGAAGATGTTCTCCTTCCAGCACTTCGACGTGCAGCCCGACATCGTGACGCTCGCCAAGGGCATTGCCTCGGGCCTGCCCATCTCCGCGATGCTGGCGAAAGAAAGCGTGATGACGTGGGCGGTCGGCTCGCACGGCTCGACCTTCGGCGGCAACCCGGTCGCGGCGGCGGCGGCGCACGCCACCCTCGACCTGCTGGAAGGGGTGGTGACGCACCCCGGCTGCGGCGAGAGCCTGATGGACAATGCCCGCGAGGTCGGCGGCTACATCCTGGCCGAACTGCGGAAGATGCAGGCCGAGTTCGGGTTCCTGGGCGACGTGCGCGGCGAGGGCCTGTTTATCGGGCTGGAGTTCGTCAAGCCTGACGGCTCCCCCGACGGAGCCTTGCGCGACCGCGCCAGCATGGCGATGTTCGAAAAGGGCCTGCTCAACCTCGACTGCGGTGAGGCCGTCATCCGCATCAGCCCGCCC from the Deinococcus sp. NW-56 genome contains:
- a CDS encoding Lrp/AsnC family transcriptional regulator; its protein translation is MKQHGGPLDPLDHRILEELQTDSRLSMRELGRRVGLSAPAVTERVRRLEDAGVILGYGIRVATGPLGRAITAFIGVQDSGRNDPALVRWAKKHDGVLECHSVTGDNSCILKVAVSDVAALEGLLGELIAMGFTCATSIVLSTPLEGKVLLPPA
- the ablA gene encoding lysine 2,3-aminomutase — protein: MPTPMTLHPQATVRSQQMLPRNHRAPKWADVPDEQWYDWKWQLKNRINSVEELEEVIRLTESERAGASAKGIFRLDITPYFASLMDPEDPTCPVRRQVIPTHHELEPFTAMMEDSLAEDKHSPVPGLVHRYPDRVLMLVTTQCASYCRYCTRSRIVGDPSETFNPAEYEAQLNYLRNTPQVRDVLLSGGDPLTLAPKVLGRLLSELRKIEHIEIIRIGTRVPVFMPMRVTQELCDVLAENHPLWMNIHVNHPKEITPEVADACDRLTRAGVPLGNQSVLLRGVNDHPVIMQKLLRELVKIRVRPYYIYQCDLVHGAGHLRTTVSKGLEIMESLRGHTSGYSVPTYVVDAPGGGGKIPVAPNYVLSHSPEKLILRNFEGYIAAYSEPTDYTGPDMAVPEDWQRKEPGQSGIYGLMEGERISIEPKEFSESRNRPGATQHRLNSREDKWVAHGVGGAGGVTDTAPDGMVQVPQPLESEPQPVSGD
- a CDS encoding four helix bundle protein, whose translation is MEETYFPFEQLDVYSLAVEFGADVYRLTDAFPDAERFGLTNQMRRAAVSISLNIAEGRGRGTDREFVRFLMMSRGSLFEVVSASQIAHRLGYLDDASLRLLRTQARTLSAKLMTLTKRLQPKSLPPNGQSP
- a CDS encoding acetyl ornithine aminotransferase family protein, with translation MTTATQPRQPLLKTALPGPKTKAIMERDAQHLSTSYMRPYPFVPDHGEGVWLTDVDGNTMLDFFAGIAVSTTGHAHPHVVQAVQQQITRFAHVCLTDYPQEITTSLAERLVSHIERPGEKWRVFFGNSGAEAVEAAVKLARNHTGRTHIISTLGSFHGRTYGAITLTGSKTKYKRGFGPLLPNVSHVPYPNPFRPPLGSTPETCGQAVLDHIEGLFSTVIPADEVAAIIIEPMQGEGGYIVPPADFLPGLRALCDKHGIMLIFDEVQAGMGRSGKMFSFQHFDVQPDIVTLAKGIASGLPISAMLAKESVMTWAVGSHGSTFGGNPVAAAAAHATLDLLEGVVTHPGCGESLMDNAREVGGYILAELRKMQAEFGFLGDVRGEGLFIGLEFVKPDGSPDGALRDRASMAMFEKGLLNLDCGEAVIRISPPLILTREDAETGLKIMREALAAL